In the genome of Deltaproteobacteria bacterium, the window CTATCCGTCTGCAAAAATATTGAGCATTTTTTCTTCTGAATTGGTAGTTTAACTAGGTAATGAGAGGAAATCAGCTAGCCGTATCACCTAAAATAATGGACCGCCTGGGGTCAAAGCTCACATTCTCAGGTTTTAAAGAATGGGGTATTAATTGACCATTGTCACCTGTGCCATAATTGAAAACGACGGCAAGATTCTTATTGCCAGGCGGGCGCTCGGGCAAAAGCTCGCCGGCAAGTGGGAGTTCCCTGGGGGGAAGGTTGAGGCTGGGGAATCGGCGGAGGAGTGCTTGAAAAGGGAACTGGCCGAGGAATTCAGCATCCAGGTCGAGGTGGGGGAATTCATCTGCTCCAATAAACACCATTACGATCATATCTTCATTGAACTCATTGCTTTCAGAACAAAATTTATTTCTGGTGATTTCAAATTGACTGACCACAATGAAATTCAGTGGGTCAAGCCTGCGGATTTACTGGATTACGATCTATCAGAAGCGGATATACTAATTGCACGGGAGGTAATGGACCATGCAAGGTACAATCCCAGGAGTTGAAGAAGGAAGGATATTTAAAGACCGAAAAGCGCTTCATGCGGCGAATGTTCACAGGGGATTGATGAAAGGAATCGCTCCTGGTGGATACTCCATTGTTCTTTCCGGTGGTTATGTGGATGATGAAGATCTTGGGGATACTATTATTTATACTGGGGAAGGCGGACGGGATGCCAACACTGGCCGTCAAATTGCTGACCAACAATTGACTGGTGGTAATCTCAATCTTGCTAATAACTTTCGGGAAGGTATTCCGATTAGGGTTAATCGTGGGTATCAGGCAGATTCCGACTACGCTCCTCCAAAAGGCTACAAATACGGGGGGTTATATCGCATTGAAGCCTGTTGGCACGAAAGAGGGCGAGACGGTTTTGTAGTTTGGAGATACAGGCTAGTTAAGATCACCGCCAGCGACGTGTTGAGCAGCCAGGCCAGCGGCGCACAACCTCCCTACGGACAAACCCAACCGAAAAGAACGAGTATTTACACAACCAGAATTATACGTAATTCTGAGACTGGGAACAGCATAAAGGCGCTTTACAACCATACCTGCCAAATTAGCGGGACCAGGCTCCAAACCCCCACGGGACCCTATGCTGAGTCATGTCACATTAAACCTCTTGGTCGTCCCCACAGTGGACCAGACACGGTGAATAATATTCTCTGCCTTTCACCCAATATTCATGTTCTATTCGATTTTGGCGCTATAGCTATTAGCGATGACTTGAGAATTTTAGGGATGGATTCGCAGTTCACTGTCCGTCCTGAACATCACTTATCCGAGGAAAGCATAGTTTATCATCGGGAACATATATTTAAGGCAATTTAATATGAAAATCCTCCATATTTCTGACCCCCATGGTGAGAATAAATCGCTGAATAAAATTGATGCCACAGAGGTGGTCTGGCCAGCGACAATTACACTTCCCTACTGACGACAATTACATTTCCCTACTAACCGGTGTTATTGAATGACCGGGGTCAGGCCGGGGATTGGGCATCCTTTGGACTCCGACTGGGTATTCCGACGCAAACTGACCACCCATTCCAATCCAAACTGACCACTTTTTCCGTAGTCGTCGGAACAGGGTGTCGATTTCGTGCGGTCGTCTGGGGTCGGACCAAGTAAAGTGCACTTCCTTTACGAGAAATGCATGAAACCATCG includes:
- a CDS encoding HNH endonuclease, producing the protein MQGTIPGVEEGRIFKDRKALHAANVHRGLMKGIAPGGYSIVLSGGYVDDEDLGDTIIYTGEGGRDANTGRQIADQQLTGGNLNLANNFREGIPIRVNRGYQADSDYAPPKGYKYGGLYRIEACWHERGRDGFVVWRYRLVKITASDVLSSQASGAQPPYGQTQPKRTSIYTTRIIRNSETGNSIKALYNHTCQISGTRLQTPTGPYAESCHIKPLGRPHSGPDTVNNILCLSPNIHVLFDFGAIAISDDLRILGMDSQFTVRPEHHLSEESIVYHREHIFKAI
- a CDS encoding (deoxy)nucleoside triphosphate pyrophosphohydrolase, encoding MTIVTCAIIENDGKILIARRALGQKLAGKWEFPGGKVEAGESAEECLKRELAEEFSIQVEVGEFICSNKHHYDHIFIELIAFRTKFISGDFKLTDHNEIQWVKPADLLDYDLSEADILIAREVMDHARYNPRS